Proteins encoded in a region of the Variovorax sp. PAMC 28711 genome:
- a CDS encoding formate/nitrite transporter family protein → MAYLAPAEFVTKMVDAGESKLLMSTRDTLIRSYMAGAILALAAAFAVTITVNTGNALVGAMLFPVGFIMLYLMGFDLLTGVFTLAPLAVLDKRPGATWKGVLRNWGLVFVGNFAGALTVALFMAIIFTFGFSEAPNAIGERLGHIGEGRTLGYQSHGAAGMLTLFVRGVMCNWMVSTGVVAAMMSTTVSGKAIGMWMPITIFFYMGFEHSVVNMFLFPTGLMLGGKFTLMDYLVWNEIPTVLGNLVGGLTFVGLTLYATHYKTAAKRVVS, encoded by the coding sequence ATGGCCTACCTAGCCCCTGCCGAGTTCGTCACCAAGATGGTCGACGCCGGCGAATCCAAGCTCCTCATGTCCACCCGCGACACGCTGATCCGCTCCTACATGGCGGGCGCAATCCTCGCGCTGGCAGCCGCCTTCGCTGTCACCATCACCGTCAATACGGGCAACGCACTGGTCGGCGCGATGCTGTTCCCGGTCGGTTTCATCATGCTGTACCTGATGGGTTTCGACCTGCTCACCGGCGTGTTCACGCTGGCGCCGCTGGCCGTGCTCGACAAGCGCCCCGGCGCCACCTGGAAAGGCGTGCTGCGCAATTGGGGCCTGGTGTTCGTCGGCAACTTCGCCGGTGCACTGACGGTGGCGTTGTTCATGGCGATCATCTTCACCTTCGGTTTCAGCGAGGCGCCCAACGCCATCGGCGAGCGGCTCGGCCACATCGGCGAAGGCCGCACGCTGGGCTATCAATCGCACGGGGCGGCCGGCATGCTGACGCTGTTCGTTCGCGGGGTGATGTGCAACTGGATGGTGTCGACCGGCGTGGTCGCGGCCATGATGTCGACCACCGTGTCGGGCAAGGCGATCGGCATGTGGATGCCGATCACGATCTTTTTCTACATGGGCTTCGAGCATTCGGTCGTGAACATGTTCCTGTTCCCCACCGGCCTGATGCTCGGCGGCAAGTTCACGCTGATGGACTACCTCGTCTGGAACGAGATCCCGACGGTGCTGGGCAACCTGGTCGGCGGCCTGACCTTCGTCGGTCTGACGCTCTACGCGACGCACTACAAGACGGCGGCCAAGCGCGTCGTGAGCTGA
- the nirD gene encoding nitrite reductase small subunit NirD produces MTTETLRWTAVCAATDILPDTGVCALVEGVHVAIFRIGAAGPFFAIDNVDPKSQASVLSRGLVGSLGDRIVVASPLYKNHFDLRNGECLEAPEHSVRAHAVRVEDGRVQISLA; encoded by the coding sequence ATGACCACCGAAACCCTTCGCTGGACCGCCGTGTGCGCGGCCACCGACATCCTCCCCGACACCGGCGTGTGCGCGCTCGTGGAGGGCGTGCATGTCGCGATCTTCCGCATCGGCGCTGCGGGGCCGTTCTTCGCGATCGACAACGTCGACCCGAAGTCGCAGGCCAGCGTGCTGTCGCGCGGCCTTGTGGGCAGCCTGGGCGACCGCATCGTCGTCGCGTCGCCGCTCTACAAGAACCACTTCGACCTGCGCAACGGCGAGTGCCTCGAAGCGCCGGAGCACTCGGTGCGCGCCCATGCGGTGCGCGTCGAAGACGGTCGCGTACAGATCTCGCTGGCCTGA
- the nirB gene encoding nitrite reductase large subunit NirB has translation MKIAVIGHGMVGHKFLEQLHALGITDAEVTVLCEEPRPAYDRVHLSEFFAGKTAEDLSLVEPGFFERSGFTLRLAARAVAIERRDNTVTTADGEVVHYDKLVLATGSSPFVPPVPGRDRANCFVYRTIEDLEAMKECGARSKTGVVVGGGLLGLECAKALRDMGLETHVVEFAPRLMAVQVDEGGGRALRNSIEALGLQVHTGRNTVGIVDGATGRHRMVFADGTHLETDMIVFSAGIRPRDELARQSLLALGARGGIAVDTHCRTSDRNVYAIGECAAWNDQTFGLVAPGYDMARVAAKHIAGEEDAAFTGADMSTKLKLMGVDVASIGDAHGRTPRSRAYQYVNEHKQIYKKIVVSEDGKQLLGAVLVGDAAEYGTLLQLALNGIALPADPEFLILPSSDGKARPGLGVEALPDTAQICSCNNVSKGAICAAVGEGACTIADMKACNKAGASCGGCVPLVTQVMKMEMAQRGMAVNNHLCEHFPYSRQELYHLVRVGQIKTFADLLAQHGKGLGCDICKPTAASVLASCWNDFVLQKDLASLQDSNDYFLGNIQKDGSYSVVPRMPGGEVTADGLIAVGQVAKKYGLYTKITGGQRVDLFGARVEQLPPIWEELIAAGFESGHAYGKSLRTVKSCVGSTWCRYGVDDSMGMAIELEHRYKGLRTPHKIKFGVSGCTRECAEAQSKDVGIIATEKGWNLYVCGNGGMKPRHAELIASDLSKAELVKLVDRFLMFYVHTADRLQRTSTWRDNLEGGLDYLKGVLIDDTLGLGAELEAQMQHVVDTYQCEWKTAVNDPATRQRFRSFVNSEKKDEHIVFVEERGQIRPARNEERAEAGVATA, from the coding sequence ATGAAAATCGCAGTGATCGGCCACGGCATGGTGGGCCACAAGTTTCTGGAGCAACTCCATGCGCTCGGAATCACAGACGCCGAAGTCACGGTGCTGTGCGAGGAACCCCGCCCGGCCTACGACCGGGTTCACCTCTCCGAATTCTTTGCCGGCAAAACCGCCGAAGATCTTTCGCTGGTCGAACCGGGCTTCTTCGAGCGCAGCGGCTTCACGCTGCGCCTGGCGGCACGCGCCGTGGCCATCGAACGCCGCGACAACACGGTCACCACCGCCGATGGAGAGGTGGTGCACTACGACAAGCTGGTGCTGGCCACGGGTTCTTCGCCTTTCGTGCCGCCGGTGCCCGGGCGCGACCGCGCGAACTGCTTCGTCTACCGCACCATCGAAGACCTGGAGGCGATGAAGGAATGCGGCGCGCGCTCGAAGACCGGCGTCGTCGTGGGCGGTGGCCTGCTGGGCCTCGAATGCGCCAAGGCGTTGCGCGACATGGGCCTCGAGACGCACGTCGTCGAATTCGCACCCCGCCTGATGGCCGTGCAGGTCGACGAAGGCGGTGGGCGCGCGCTGCGCAACAGCATCGAGGCGCTCGGCCTGCAGGTGCACACGGGCCGCAACACGGTCGGGATCGTCGATGGTGCGACGGGCCGGCACCGCATGGTCTTCGCTGACGGCACGCACCTGGAGACCGACATGATCGTGTTCTCCGCGGGCATCCGGCCGCGCGACGAGCTGGCGCGTCAGAGCCTGCTGGCCCTCGGCGCGCGCGGCGGCATCGCGGTCGACACGCATTGCCGCACCAGCGACCGCAACGTCTACGCGATCGGCGAATGCGCCGCCTGGAACGACCAGACCTTCGGCCTCGTCGCGCCGGGCTACGACATGGCGCGCGTTGCCGCAAAGCACATCGCCGGCGAGGAAGACGCCGCCTTCACCGGCGCCGACATGAGCACCAAGCTCAAGCTGATGGGCGTCGATGTCGCGAGCATCGGCGACGCGCACGGCAGGACGCCGAGGTCGCGTGCGTACCAGTACGTCAACGAGCACAAGCAGATCTACAAGAAGATCGTGGTGAGCGAAGACGGCAAGCAACTGCTCGGCGCCGTGTTGGTGGGCGACGCAGCCGAATACGGCACCTTGCTGCAGCTGGCGCTCAACGGCATCGCGCTGCCGGCCGACCCGGAGTTTCTGATCCTGCCGTCGAGCGACGGCAAGGCCAGGCCGGGCCTCGGCGTCGAGGCGTTGCCCGACACCGCACAGATCTGCTCCTGCAACAACGTGAGCAAAGGCGCCATCTGCGCTGCGGTCGGCGAAGGCGCCTGCACCATCGCCGACATGAAGGCCTGCAACAAGGCCGGCGCCTCGTGCGGTGGCTGCGTGCCGCTGGTCACGCAGGTCATGAAGATGGAGATGGCCCAGCGCGGCATGGCCGTCAACAACCATCTGTGCGAACACTTCCCCTACTCGCGCCAAGAGCTCTACCACCTGGTGCGCGTCGGCCAGATCAAGACCTTCGCCGACCTGCTCGCCCAACACGGCAAGGGCCTGGGCTGCGACATCTGCAAGCCGACCGCGGCCAGCGTGCTCGCGTCGTGCTGGAACGACTTCGTGCTCCAGAAAGACCTGGCGAGCCTGCAGGACAGCAACGACTACTTCCTCGGCAATATCCAGAAGGACGGCAGCTACTCGGTGGTGCCGCGCATGCCGGGCGGCGAGGTCACGGCCGATGGCCTGATCGCCGTGGGCCAGGTCGCGAAGAAGTACGGCCTGTACACCAAGATCACCGGCGGCCAGCGCGTGGATCTGTTCGGCGCCCGCGTGGAGCAGTTGCCGCCGATCTGGGAAGAGCTCATCGCGGCCGGTTTCGAGTCCGGCCATGCGTACGGCAAATCATTGCGCACGGTGAAGAGCTGCGTCGGCTCGACCTGGTGCCGCTACGGCGTGGACGACAGCATGGGCATGGCGATCGAACTGGAGCACCGCTACAAGGGCTTGCGCACGCCGCACAAGATCAAGTTCGGCGTGTCGGGTTGCACCCGCGAATGCGCCGAGGCGCAGAGCAAGGACGTCGGCATCATCGCCACCGAGAAGGGCTGGAACCTGTACGTGTGCGGCAACGGCGGCATGAAGCCGCGCCATGCCGAACTGATCGCGTCCGATCTCTCCAAGGCCGAGCTGGTGAAGCTGGTCGACCGCTTCCTCATGTTCTACGTGCACACGGCCGACCGGTTGCAGCGCACCAGCACCTGGCGCGACAACCTCGAGGGCGGACTCGACTACCTGAAGGGCGTGCTCATCGACGACACGCTCGGCCTGGGCGCCGAGCTCGAAGCGCAGATGCAGCACGTGGTCGACACCTACCAGTGCGAGTGGAAAACAGCGGTGAACGACCCCGCCACGCGCCAGCGCTTTCGCTCCTTCGTCAACAGCGAGAAGAAAGACGAGCACATCGTGTTCGTCGAAGAACGCGGACAGATCCGGCCCGCCCGCAACGAAGAACGCGCGGAAGCCGGCGTCGCCACGGCCTGA